A region of the Desulfovibrio inopinatus DSM 10711 genome:
GGTCCGAAATGAACGCCACCTTGCCGAGCATGTCCCCTTCAACGGTCTGTAGCATATTGGCATGAAACAGAGCCGGTACATCAACACCATTTGGCCGACGCAAAACGGTTTCAAATTTAGCATAGCCAATCTGCAACCGCTGCATCACCGATTTGATGAAACCCGATGAGACACTTTCCGCAAAATCCCATGGAGAACGCCCTTTGAGTTTCTCAGATGGTATCCCGATTAATTCGGCAAAAGCATTGTTTACATCAAGAATGCAATCCTCATTATCCGTCATCATAAAGCCTTCACCAGCGGTTTCAATAATACGCCGAAATTTGGCTTCACTTTGACGTAACGCGTTCTCCGCTTTTTTCCTCTCGGTGATACAGACAAGGATTCCTTGATAGTCCGTGATGTTGCCATTTCCATCCGTTACAGCAACGGTTTTATCGTCCACCCAATGCACTTCGCCTGATTTAGACAACATTCTATATTCCTGAACATAACTCGTCCTTCCCTGCGCTGAAAACTCCTCAAGCTCAGATCGTAAACGTGTGATGTCATCGGGGTGAACAAGATCACGGAATGCGATTTCGCCACTCAAAAACTCGTCCGGAGCATATCCGAACTTCATGATTGAATCGGAAACATAAACGAGTTGTGGAGGATCAGCGGCTTTTCGCCTGTATAACACGACAGGACTGTTATCAATAATGACCTGTGCAATACGTAATGCGTCTTCTGTTCGTTTTAATGCGGTAATGTCTCGTACCGAGACAAGTACTCCAGTGATATCTCCGTTATCTTCACGATACGGAACGTATTTTACCATGGAGTAATGGGACTCCCCTAAACTGTCGGCAGTCCATAAGTTAAACTCTATATTTTCTCCTGCCAATGCTCTATCGAACCGTGGTTTAATATACGAGTCAAAACGCTCCCAGCCGAGAATATCCGCAACGTGCTTCCCTGCCACGTCTTCTCTTTTTAATCCGAAAAAGGAACAGAATCCCGCATTGACAACCAAATACCGATAATTGGCGTCGGCCAAAACAATTGTATCGGGAGCTTGACTGACGATGTTTTCATAGATCATTGCACGACGCATTGTCTCCTGACAGACATTCTCTTGACAGCACTGTTGCCGTTTCAATTTCTCAAGTTCTGTACGAAGCGCGGCATTTTCCGCTTCGAGAAGAGCAATTTTGCCATCAACATCGTGAGGAGTCATAGATTTACTTCCGTCAATAGAATGAGGACATGACTAGAAACCCATGCCAATGGGCAGAGACCGTGCAAAATTTTCTTGAATCCCTACACCGTGTTCTACTCATCATAGTACACGGAAGATTCCTTTTTGGAAATGTCGATAACCGCACTCCTTATTCTCCTCTGAAACGATACCTACCAAGAGTGCAAACACCATGGCCTTCCTCTCCTATAACGTCTTACCAAACCTTCGAGTAACTATGCCCACTCTTCGTATCTTCTTTTTTTTTGTGCATTGTTAGAAAAAATTTCTTTATTCCAACAGCATCTCTGCTTTTTATATTATTTGAAGATGAAACAATATGATATCTCTGGGCAACCACGTCCTATACTCGAGGGGAAACAAAATTTTTCAATATGTTCTCAGACTGCACTCCATGCTGGACGAATATCGACATTCCTACAACAAACCATACATATCTTGACATAAATTATACGTTACATTCTCCAAACACGTTGAAAATAAAAAATCAAGTAGAGCAATAGATCACGATATTGTAAATAAGAGTCG
Encoded here:
- a CDS encoding PAS domain S-box protein, translated to MTPHDVDGKIALLEAENAALRTELEKLKRQQCCQENVCQETMRRAMIYENIVSQAPDTIVLADANYRYLVVNAGFCSFFGLKREDVAGKHVADILGWERFDSYIKPRFDRALAGENIEFNLWTADSLGESHYSMVKYVPYREDNGDITGVLVSVRDITALKRTEDALRIAQVIIDNSPVVLYRRKAADPPQLVYVSDSIMKFGYAPDEFLSGEIAFRDLVHPDDITRLRSELEEFSAQGRTSYVQEYRMLSKSGEVHWVDDKTVAVTDGNGNITDYQGILVCITERKKAENALRQSEAKFRRIIETAGEGFMMTDNEDCILDVNNAFAELIGIPSEKLKGRSPWDFAESVSSGFIKSVMQRLQIGYAKFETVLRRPNGVDVPALFHANMLQTVEGDMLGKVAFISDLTETKKALALAEEVQKSLFPRENLDIAGFDVAGRCLPCEGAGGDYYDYFPVYAPSPGRFGVVVGDVSGHGVDAALLMTMARGFLRMRVTQPGEVSTVVDDLNRHLACDLVGSGRFMTMFYMTLDTTTHGIQWVRAGHDPAMVYDPATDAFSELIGRGLPLGVDETISYISCEHHGFGHGQILALGTDGIWEARNAVGEMYGKERLRDSIRRNQSKPSEQILDAVYDDLAAFTQGSKIQDDITLVIITVL